From the Cucumis sativus cultivar 9930 chromosome 5, Cucumber_9930_V3, whole genome shotgun sequence genome, the window GAAGACCAGAAATATTCAAGAGATCTATAATACTTCAAGAAGGATACTAGATGAAGAACATGttgattttgctttatttgcAAATGTTGATCCTGTATACTTTGAAGAAGCAATTCaagatgaaaattggaaagatGCAATGAATCAAGAGATTGATGCAATAAGAAGAAACGAGACATGGGAGTTAGTAAAATTaccagaaaataaaaaggctCTTGGAGTCAAATGGATCTATAGAACAAAGCTAAAGCAAAACGGAGAAGTGCAAAAATACAAGGCCAGACTCGTTGTAAAAGgttacaaacaaaagtttggtGTGGATTATGAAGAAGTTTTTGCACCGGTAACTCGCTTGGAGACTGTTCGTTTGTTGTTAGCCCTTGCAGCAAAAAATGACTGGAAAGTTcatcaaatggatgtaaagTCAGCATTCCTAAATGGGTATTTAGAGGACGAAATATATGTTGAGCAACCCCCGGTTATGCAAagattggagaagaaaataaggtgTGTCGATTAAAGAAAGCCTTGTATGGGCTAAAGCAAGCACCAAGGGCTTGGTACAGTCGCATcgacaattttttcttaaaggaTGGTTTCAGAAGATGTCCATATGAACATGCTCTCTACaccaaagaagatgaaaatggtaatttcttgataatttgtctatatgttgatgatttaatATTTACGGGCAACTCAAATATGATGATTGAAGAATTCAAAGAGAGCatgaaaaaggaatttgaGATGACTGATATGGGTttacttcattattttcttggtATTGAAGTTAAACAAGGTGATAATGAGATTGCAATTTTCCAAAAGAAGTATGCAAAAGATTTGttgaaaaagttcaaaatggaGAATGCTTATCTTGCCAGTACTCCTATGGAATTGGGTTTAAAGTTAAGTAAGCATGATGTTAGTGAAACTTTTGATGCCACCATTTATAGAAGTTTggttggaagtttaatgtatttaaCTACAACTAGACCTGATATTATGTTCTCGGTCAGTTTATTGAGTAGATTTATGACATCACCAAAGAGAAGTCATTGGGAAGCTGGAAAGAGAGTTCTTAGATGCATTCTTGGAACTGTTGATCATGGAATCCACTATAAAAGGAATGTAGATAATGTTCTTGTTGGCTACAGTGATAGTGATTGAGGAGGAAATATTGATGATTTCAAAAGTACTTCTGGGTATGTATTTAATATTGGTTCTGGAGCAGTTTCATGGGCATCAAAGAAGCAAGATGTTGTAGCATTGTCCACAACAGAAGCTGAATACATTTATTTGTCTGTTGCTAGTTGTCAAGCACTTTGGCTAAGAAATGTACTACATGAATTGAAGTGTCCTCAAGAGAAAGGGATCATCATCTTTTGTGACAATCAATCGATCTATTTCACTTTCGAAGAATCCCGTTTTTCATGGAAGAAGCAAACACATAAACATCAAATCTCATTTCATCAGAGAATTGATCAAAGATGAAGAAGTTTATATCAAGTATTGCAAGAGTCAAGATCAAGTTGTAGACGTATTCACAAAAGCATTAAAGACAGATTGattcttgaaaatgaaagagaagctCGGAGTTTGGAAAGTCTAGCTTAAGGGGGCATGCtagaaattaataagctaGATACATTATGGATAATACATTAATAGATACATTTCTAGTTTCAAGATAAATATGCATTTCTAGATACATGTAATTATTCAAGTACATGAATGGTATGTATACatgtacttcatttattttgtgtccTTTAGGAAGTGTCTCTTGAGTACTATATATAGAgatcatttccttcatttgtatgcaagataaaagaatcaaatcaatatAAGCAAATTGAGTTTTAGAAAGTAAGTGAGTTTCAAGAGAACAATATTATTCTCTTGTGTGTTATTGAGTTTTCTAAGAGAACAAGtttcttctcttaaaagtTTGTGAGATTTAGAGTAAATTTAGAGTGGGCTCGTCAACACCTCCAACACTTTGATACCATTCATAATTGATGCACCTACTGTCAAGGTGACCTGTTGTGACATACAATCATAGATATTTTACATATAGTTTAGACAATAACTGagacaaataaaaaaccaagaagaaaaaataaaaggaaagtgATATGAAAGTTGATAACCGTTCGCTAATATATCACCTACTTACTTTTGAAGGTTTGTGtgtccataaaaaataattcgttaatattaaaagttaattataccAATTACAACGAAGTATTTATATGTAATAAGCATTATAGTAACTCGCGTATAGCCTAAATGAACAGCTAAGTGTCCCCTAGATGGCAGACTCCCTCTCAAGATAACTTAGGCTCTCCTAATTAATGTACCAATATTAGTATCTTCACCTCAGTTTCCACTTCGTGAATGTGAGACTCCCTCCCACCAagatattttctttatgatCAAGTTCTCTTTGCTGAAAGATCTTAGACTCTCCCTAAGATAGAGAATCTTTTCTCCTCGTGCTAAAGTATGAGGCCCCCTAAGACCAAGAATCTCTTCTTGGTGGCAAGCAACTAATGAAGAACATACTACAAAACAAGGTGAGCAATGAGCAATAACATTAAAAACGCAAGGATGCCTTGCATGAAGAACGTACTGTAGTTTgccaaataaacaaattcattttcaataaacaaatttggCAACCCTGAAAGAGTTTTATAATTTgcactaaaaaaattgatccattaaagaaaataacaaaatatcagtTGTCCCAAACTGTaaaagatttcaaataaaaataaggtAATGGCATGATTCCATAATAAGGAAAATATTTGCTGTGAAGTCTTAGAATGTTAAAACTTTGCAGAAGAGAACATAGCAACCGTCTGGtcttctaaaattataatatgccaactaacaaatattataaatattcttcatcttcattttcgCTACTTTGCAATTTTATCCagaattaacttttttttacttggaTGTGATAAAACTGTGGTTTTACAAAAGGTATAAGgattaattctttattttttttcattatatggTATtgtccttctttcttttttcctttatcaAGTATTGTtccaagatcgtttaaatttagtacaaaatcgtttagatcgATACAATGATAAAAGATCATTTATACTAGGTACATggtataaaattgtttttgacTAGACCGAAAGGAATATCGTGTaccaagattgtttagatttaatacaaaattgtttagatttggtataaGACCGTTTAGACGAGGTACAATATTGTTTAAACTGAGTACAATagtacatgattgtttagacgAGGTACAAGGATacaatatcgtttagattaggttcaagatcgtttagacagGATACAATATCGTTTTTCGCACGTGTGTTGCTGATTAATCTtgatatgtttttgttatttcacggTGTGggctttttccttttcaaaattattttatactggataaatatttttgtattttgttatattttttaataaggggcatttttaaaaataacaaaataaataaaaatatttacaagttatagcaaaattttagattctatcaatgacattttcttctatcactataagATATCAATGATTATctgtaataaaatttgatatcgattgtaaatattttgtaaaatttactattttttaaaatttccgTATTAAAAATACCTATACAGTAtatgacactttttttttttttcctttttataattatgtaaagaaaataaattttagaaaagatttattttcaaattcagaaaaatatatcaatttattttaaaaaggttcATTTTATCCAAGTTGTTGACAAACATTGTTATCAAAGTTACTTAGGATTGATGGTAGATGTCTATTACCATTGTCTGTCTATATCATCGTCTATAGTTGAAAGAATACATATTTTgccatattttttaatggttcTCTGCTAGAATAATATTCCTTTTCGAAACTACACCTACAAAATAAGAAAGCAACTGAAAGCAAAACATAAGgaacaataaaataacataatttttatCTACATGAAGCATCtacctctttttcttttcttttctttttttttctttttacttggAAGTGATAAAACCAACCCTGTACTCTACCTGCTGGCCAGCACATTAGAACAACTACGACAAAAAATTctaagaacaagaaaaaatatgtaataaaataatatagcTCAAGTTGTTTTAAAATGGGAGCATATTATTGAGAATTTGTTGTTTGTGGGAGTGTTGTGTAAACCAATTTTGTGATCATGGCTCTGGCTGGGAAGCTTGTGAGTGAAGTAGAAATAAACACACCTCCCCATAGATTTTACAAACtctttaaagaagaaattaatagCATTCCAAATATTTCTCCAAacttaatacaaaaaattcaaattcatgaTGGGGATTGGAGCAAACATGGTCATGGTTCCGTCAAGGTTTGGAATTACACTATTGGTACGTATATATAATCTTGTGACCTCTacaatgatatatttttcttttccactttgttttattattatttgtttttttaatgaagGACTTACTCCGCCTCTAAACAATTAatggtttccttttctttgtgtttatatgaattttaagATAATAGGGCTGAAGTTATCAAAGAGCGAGTTGAATTTGATGACAAAAAACTTGTGGTAAGAGTAGTTGGATTGGAAGGAGATGTGTTTAAGCATTACAAAACCTTCACTGGAACGTATCAAGTTGTTTCTAAAGGACCCAATCGTAGCGCCATAATATTTACCTTGGAATATGAGAAACTTCATGATGGTCCTCCTTACCCTGACAAGTATCATGAGGCTATGAATAGCCTTGCTAAGGACATTGAATCTCACCTTAAAAAATAAGGTTCAACGTGTTTTCTAACGTCCGCAATAATAATACGATATGAATAAGTATGTTGTGTTAGGGTTGATTCTATAAGATTGGGAGGATTTTTGTAATACTAAATAATGGTTATCCTCgtgtaaaatgaaagaaactcaaacataattttgttttaaataatatggaCTATGCTATCTTCTGATATAATGTATGGTTTTTCTTGGCTATTTTCTTTGTCACTTGCTGAACTCTTacatagttttcattttcaagtcTTACATGATGGTCCTCCTTACCCGCAATAGTGCCATGAGGCTATGAATAGTCTTGCTAAGAACATTGAAGCTCACCTAAAGAAATAAGGTTCTACATATGTCTCAAGTCCGTTGCATTATGATATGAATATGTTGTGTTACAGTTGATTCTATACGATTATGaggattttgttaaaataataattgttatcCTCATgtaaaatgaatgaattgaaGTTAAACTCAACTATAAttctgttttaattaatatgtacTATGCTATCTTTTGATATGTAGTAAGGTTCTAATTATGCTATCTTCTGCTGTAGTTCTTACATATAGTTTTCTTCACTTTCAAGTGGGTGAAAAaatcatcttctttcttttgagaGAGGGAAAGTTTAAAAGTGTACATGAATGTGAATTAAGAAGTTGATTTGATGGCTTCAATTTAATAGGTTTTAAATCCATATAACATTGGGgggagggagagaaaaaatagtCATTAAATCCGAAAACGCATCTTGGGAGTCCCTTCCATTGGGAAACTTTGGGTTTTTCACTCAGCCAGCTTGTTTGTGAGTATGGTTAATAAAAAGTTCTGTAGTTTTTGGCATTCTATGTTAAACATGTATaatttttatctaaattaattttgagctTCATCCAAACTAACAGACAAACTAGATAGCCCAACGAAGATCTTATAATTTGGTGTTAAAGA encodes:
- the LOC101207497 gene encoding MLP-like protein 328; translation: MALAGKLVSEVEINTPPHRFYKLFKEEINSIPNISPNLIQKIQIHDGDWSKHGHGSVKVWNYTIDNRAEVIKERVEFDDKKLVVRVVGLEGDVFKHYKTFTGTYQVVSKGPNRSAIIFTLEYEKLHDGPPYPDKYHEAMNSLAKDIESHLKK